From a region of the Microterricola gilva genome:
- a CDS encoding UDP-N-acetylmuramoyl-tripeptide--D-alanyl-D-alanine ligase translates to MIAMTIAEIAAATGAQLLRTPDAGLVITGLTHTDSRDVTPGDVFVCKPGEFTDGHLFAPAAAEAGAALLIVERELDLDVPQLLVDDAVIALGAFATELVSRVRALGKLKIVAVTGSNGKTTTKNLLRTILSAVGPTIAPRASFNNEVGAPLTMLELTEDTEFLVAEMGASGIGEIARLIAMAKPDIGIVLNVGLAHAGEFGGIESTVIAKTEMVSELTADDVAVLNADDPRVAGMAASTAAPVVWFGLGPNAAVRAAEVRSDAGGTAFLLTLASGESRQVRFRVLGEHHVMNALAAAAAAEAIGVGIDDIVTALESVELAERWRMQVLGGRDGVTIINDAYNASPDSMAAALKTLAQIRTPGQRTIAVLGEMSELGEFSGEEHDRIGLLAVRLNISQLLVVGQNARRMHISTINEGSWDGESSIVDTPDEAFALLEKAIQPGDLVLVKSSNSAALRFLGDRLGELFSW, encoded by the coding sequence ATGATCGCCATGACCATCGCCGAGATCGCCGCCGCGACGGGCGCGCAGCTGCTGCGCACTCCCGACGCCGGCCTCGTCATCACCGGCCTGACCCACACCGACTCCCGCGACGTCACTCCCGGTGACGTCTTCGTCTGCAAGCCGGGCGAGTTCACCGACGGGCACCTCTTCGCGCCCGCCGCCGCCGAGGCCGGCGCCGCGCTCCTCATCGTCGAGCGCGAGCTCGACCTCGACGTTCCGCAGTTGCTCGTCGACGACGCCGTCATCGCGCTCGGCGCATTCGCGACGGAGCTTGTCTCCCGGGTGCGCGCACTCGGCAAGCTGAAGATCGTCGCAGTGACCGGCAGCAACGGCAAGACGACGACGAAGAACCTGCTGCGCACGATCCTCAGCGCCGTCGGTCCGACGATCGCACCGCGCGCCTCGTTCAACAACGAGGTCGGCGCCCCGCTGACGATGCTCGAGCTCACGGAGGACACCGAGTTCCTGGTGGCCGAGATGGGCGCGAGCGGAATCGGCGAGATCGCCAGGCTCATCGCCATGGCCAAGCCGGACATCGGCATCGTGCTGAACGTCGGCCTCGCTCACGCGGGCGAGTTCGGTGGCATCGAGTCAACCGTCATCGCCAAGACCGAGATGGTCAGCGAGCTCACGGCGGACGACGTTGCCGTTCTGAACGCGGACGACCCCCGCGTCGCGGGCATGGCGGCATCCACCGCAGCGCCCGTTGTGTGGTTCGGCCTCGGCCCCAACGCGGCCGTCCGTGCCGCAGAGGTGCGCTCGGATGCCGGTGGCACCGCGTTCCTGCTGACACTCGCCAGCGGCGAGAGCCGCCAGGTGCGCTTCCGCGTGCTCGGCGAACACCACGTGATGAATGCCCTGGCCGCGGCGGCAGCCGCGGAGGCGATCGGTGTCGGCATCGATGACATCGTCACCGCGCTGGAGAGCGTCGAGCTCGCCGAACGCTGGCGCATGCAGGTGCTCGGCGGTCGCGACGGCGTCACGATCATCAACGACGCGTACAACGCGAGCCCAGACTCGATGGCAGCGGCGCTCAAGACGCTCGCGCAGATCCGCACCCCCGGTCAGCGCACCATCGCCGTGCTCGGCGAGATGAGTGAACTGGGGGAGTTTTCAGGTGAAGAGCACGACCGTATCGGGCTTCTCGCCGTTCGGCTGAACATCTCGCAGCTTCTCGTCGTCGGCCAGAACGCTCGTCGCATGCACATCAGCACCATCAACGAGGGCTCGTGGGACGGCGAGTCGAGCATTGTCGACACGCCGGACGAGGCGTTCGCCCTGCTCGAAAAGGCCATCCAACCGGGTGATCTCGTGCTGGTGAAATCATCGAACTCCGCCGCTCTGCGCTTCTTGGGCGATCGACTGGGAGAATTGTTCTCGTGGTAG
- a CDS encoding peptidoglycan D,D-transpeptidase FtsI family protein, which yields MARTTRSNRARVFSAAVLLCVLLSVFVVRLIDIQVVRADELNAAALDRRSSTDPILGARGDIVDANGVVLAGSVQRYDIFISPKQAVLGSREGIKESDPEIDAKARAVLTAETEALAAPLGMTGASVLAIIDAAIAENPESDFAYVAKGVDTETFRAVADVDLAWQYAKSRPARTYPNGAVAGNLVGFVGADGEAQAGLELGQDSCLAGVNGEEAYETGADYVRLPDTTHVISEAKQGGTLALTIDSDLQWFVQQTLAEQAQATGAAWGTAIVQEVKTGKLLAVADYPTVDPNNVDGTAGEDRGSRAFAAPYEPGSTFKALTAAIVIDSGQADPYSQVVAPYRMVFPNGADVNDSSFHGDDRLTLTGVLIDSSNTGMSQFGERISDESRYEYMKKFGLGTETEVDFPSEAPGDLNGDGPESWDNQTRYATMFGQGMTTTALQNASIYQTIANNGVRLPVQLVAGCTQADGTVTEQPSGEGVQVISPSAARATSDMLEMVHTQGWLASKWNVPGYRVAAKTGTAQMSDGTGKYSKDYIVSVTGFAPADDPQYVVSVSLARPVNMNTSAAPAPVFRDIMSQVLKKYRVVPSGAPAPELPANW from the coding sequence GTGGCCCGAACCACCCGATCGAACAGGGCACGAGTCTTCAGTGCCGCGGTGCTGCTGTGCGTTCTGCTCAGTGTCTTCGTCGTCCGTCTCATCGACATCCAGGTCGTGCGCGCCGATGAGCTCAACGCAGCAGCCCTCGACCGCCGGTCGAGCACGGACCCGATCCTCGGCGCGCGCGGCGACATCGTCGACGCCAACGGCGTCGTGCTCGCAGGCAGCGTGCAGCGCTACGACATCTTCATCTCGCCCAAGCAGGCCGTGCTCGGCTCCCGCGAGGGCATCAAGGAATCCGATCCAGAGATCGACGCCAAGGCGCGGGCCGTGCTCACCGCCGAGACCGAGGCACTCGCTGCCCCGCTCGGCATGACGGGCGCCAGCGTGCTGGCGATCATCGACGCCGCGATCGCCGAGAATCCCGAATCCGACTTCGCGTACGTGGCGAAGGGCGTGGACACCGAGACGTTCCGCGCCGTCGCGGATGTCGACCTGGCATGGCAGTACGCGAAGTCTCGCCCCGCCAGGACCTACCCGAACGGCGCCGTCGCAGGCAACCTCGTCGGATTCGTCGGAGCCGACGGCGAGGCGCAGGCCGGCCTCGAACTCGGCCAGGACAGCTGCCTCGCCGGCGTGAACGGCGAAGAGGCCTACGAAACCGGCGCCGACTACGTGCGGCTGCCAGACACGACGCACGTCATCTCCGAGGCCAAGCAGGGCGGAACGCTCGCGTTGACGATCGACTCCGATCTGCAGTGGTTCGTGCAGCAGACACTCGCCGAGCAGGCCCAGGCGACCGGTGCAGCGTGGGGCACCGCGATCGTGCAGGAGGTCAAGACCGGCAAGCTCCTCGCCGTGGCCGACTACCCGACTGTCGACCCGAACAACGTCGACGGCACGGCGGGGGAGGATCGCGGTTCCCGTGCATTCGCCGCCCCCTACGAGCCCGGCTCCACGTTCAAGGCGCTCACCGCCGCCATCGTCATCGACTCCGGCCAGGCCGACCCGTACTCGCAGGTCGTGGCGCCGTACCGGATGGTCTTCCCGAACGGGGCCGACGTGAACGATTCCAGCTTCCACGGCGACGACCGGCTCACCCTCACCGGCGTGCTCATCGACTCCTCGAACACGGGCATGTCGCAGTTCGGCGAGCGGATCAGCGACGAGTCCCGTTACGAGTACATGAAGAAGTTCGGCCTGGGTACCGAGACGGAGGTCGACTTCCCGTCCGAGGCACCCGGCGACCTCAACGGCGACGGCCCGGAGAGTTGGGACAACCAGACTCGCTACGCCACCATGTTCGGCCAGGGTATGACGACGACGGCCCTGCAGAACGCCAGCATCTACCAGACCATCGCCAACAACGGCGTGCGCCTCCCGGTTCAGCTGGTGGCCGGCTGCACGCAGGCCGACGGCACCGTCACCGAGCAGCCGAGCGGCGAGGGCGTGCAGGTGATCTCGCCGAGCGCGGCGCGCGCGACATCCGACATGCTCGAGATGGTGCACACCCAGGGCTGGCTGGCCAGCAAATGGAACGTGCCCGGATACCGCGTCGCGGCCAAGACAGGCACCGCGCAGATGTCAGACGGCACGGGCAAATACTCCAAGGATTACATCGTCTCGGTGACCGGTTTCGCCCCGGCCGACGATCCGCAGTACGTGGTTTCGGTAAGCTTGGCTCGCCCGGTAAACATGAATACCTCTGCCGCGCCTGCCCCAGTCTTCCGAGACATCATGAGTCAGGTGCTGAAGAAGTACCGGGTCGTTCCATCCGGCGCCCCGGCGCCCGAGTTGCCAGCAAACTGGTGA
- a CDS encoding Rv2175c family DNA-binding protein has protein sequence MTDVFSGRQWLTIPDLVELLGVGQSRVRRLIEDKQLLAVRVDGVLKVPADFIREGEPLTELRGTLYVLSDDGFSDDEAMTWLLSVEESLQAAPIDALRAGRKAEVRRVAQSLG, from the coding sequence GTGACCGACGTGTTTTCAGGCCGACAGTGGCTGACCATCCCCGACCTTGTTGAACTCCTCGGCGTTGGCCAGAGCCGCGTTCGCAGACTCATCGAAGACAAGCAATTGCTCGCGGTGCGTGTCGATGGCGTGCTCAAGGTTCCGGCCGACTTCATCAGAGAAGGCGAACCGCTCACCGAATTGCGGGGCACGCTCTACGTGCTCTCCGACGACGGCTTCAGCGACGACGAAGCGATGACGTGGCTGCTGAGCGTCGAGGAGAGCCTGCAGGCTGCTCCCATCGACGCCCTGCGCGCCGGCCGCAAGGCCGAGGTGCGTCGCGTCGCCCAGTCCCTGGGCTAG
- the mraY gene encoding phospho-N-acetylmuramoyl-pentapeptide-transferase, which yields MVALLAAGGLSLAFTLFLTPLFIKLFHKLQWGQFIRDDGPQAHHAKRGTATMGGLVVIVGVVLAYFVATWVSQEPPTPSGLLVLFMMVGLGVVGFIDDFLKTRKQQSLGLGGWAKVTGQVIVAGTFAVLSLQFPNAQGVTPASTHISFIRDLPIDFMALGAVVGLGAFVLWICLIVAATSNGVNVTDGLDGLATGASILSIGSFVVIGFWQFNQSCFGAGLDQGDAYRCYDVRDPLDLAIVAAAITGALIGFLWWNTSPAQIFMGDTGSLALGGALAAFAILSHTELLLILIGGLFVIEAGSVIVQRAYFKATKGKRIFLMSPIHHHFELKGWAEVTVVVRFWIIGGLLVAAGVGTFYLEWISRT from the coding sequence GTGGTAGCCCTTCTCGCCGCCGGCGGATTGTCGCTCGCGTTCACCCTGTTCCTCACGCCGCTGTTCATCAAGCTGTTCCACAAGTTGCAGTGGGGGCAGTTCATCCGCGACGACGGACCCCAGGCCCACCACGCGAAGCGCGGCACGGCCACCATGGGTGGGCTCGTCGTGATCGTGGGCGTCGTACTGGCGTACTTCGTGGCCACCTGGGTCAGCCAGGAGCCACCGACCCCGTCCGGCCTGCTCGTGCTGTTCATGATGGTCGGCCTCGGTGTCGTCGGCTTCATCGACGACTTCCTGAAGACCCGCAAACAGCAGAGCCTCGGGCTCGGCGGTTGGGCCAAGGTCACCGGGCAGGTGATCGTGGCCGGAACCTTCGCCGTGCTCTCCCTGCAGTTTCCGAACGCGCAGGGCGTGACGCCGGCATCCACTCACATCTCCTTCATCCGGGACCTGCCGATCGACTTCATGGCTCTCGGTGCCGTCGTCGGCCTCGGAGCCTTCGTGCTCTGGATCTGCCTGATCGTCGCGGCCACCTCGAATGGCGTGAACGTCACCGACGGCCTCGACGGCCTCGCGACGGGCGCGTCGATCCTCTCGATCGGCTCCTTCGTCGTCATCGGTTTCTGGCAGTTCAACCAGAGCTGCTTCGGTGCCGGACTCGACCAGGGTGACGCCTACCGCTGCTACGACGTGCGCGACCCGCTCGACCTCGCGATCGTGGCCGCGGCCATCACCGGCGCCCTGATCGGCTTCCTCTGGTGGAACACGTCTCCGGCACAGATCTTCATGGGCGACACCGGCTCGCTCGCCCTCGGTGGCGCGCTTGCCGCATTCGCCATCCTGAGCCACACCGAGCTGCTGCTGATCCTGATCGGCGGCCTGTTCGTGATCGAGGCGGGTTCCGTCATCGTTCAACGCGCCTACTTCAAGGCCACCAAGGGCAAGCGCATCTTCCTGATGAGCCCGATCCACCACCACTTCGAGCTCAAGGGTTGGGCGGAAGTGACCGTGGTCGTGCGCTTCTGGATCATCGGCGGCCTGCTGGTCGCCGCTGGCGTCGGCACCTTCTACCTCGAATGGATCTCTCGCACGTGA
- a CDS encoding Mur ligase family protein, producing MTGPTALRPQHPVSRSLSGLVDTFDLHVQGDIDGVELSGVSLSTTTVQPGDLYVGVPGRNAHGAGFAEAAARAGAVAVLTDEAGASLAAASGLPVLVTPDARAALGDVAAWIYRTADNPATLFAVTGTNGKTSVVYVLYAILSQLGVVAGLTSTAERRIGDVAVTSNLTTPEASELHALLARMREAEVRAVGVEVSAQALSRHRVDGLVFDIAGFTNLSHDHLDDYTDLEEYFQAKLELFQPDRSRRGVVTVDTEWGAKLAQQSRIPVTTLSTVAGTNADWRMSVLEEHATFTRFALEGPEGRRLETTLPLLGWFMAANAALAIVMLVESGFDLDAIAHALDRDGGIDVYIPGRTERVSGDHGPTVYIDYGHTPDAFLNALDAIRRTTAGRVIMVFGADGDRDTTKRADMGAIAARGADAVVITDFHPRFEDPAAIRQALLDGARAAVPDAELYEVPDPRAAFRAALALAGEGDAVLYAGPGHEDYQEVAGVKLPYSARDDARQALREAGWL from the coding sequence GTGACCGGACCCACGGCGCTCCGCCCGCAGCACCCCGTTTCACGATCCCTGTCTGGATTGGTCGACACCTTCGACCTCCACGTGCAGGGCGACATCGACGGAGTCGAGCTCAGCGGCGTCAGCCTGAGCACGACGACGGTGCAGCCAGGAGATCTTTATGTCGGCGTTCCAGGGCGCAATGCCCACGGCGCCGGATTTGCCGAAGCGGCGGCTCGCGCCGGCGCTGTTGCGGTGTTGACCGACGAGGCCGGTGCGAGCCTCGCGGCGGCATCCGGCCTTCCGGTGCTCGTCACCCCCGATGCCCGAGCGGCGCTCGGTGATGTAGCCGCCTGGATCTACCGCACGGCCGACAACCCGGCGACCCTGTTCGCCGTCACAGGCACCAACGGCAAGACCAGCGTCGTCTACGTGCTCTACGCGATCCTCAGCCAGCTCGGCGTCGTCGCCGGCCTCACCTCGACGGCCGAGCGCCGCATCGGTGATGTCGCGGTGACGAGCAACCTCACCACGCCGGAGGCCAGCGAGCTGCACGCCCTGCTGGCGCGCATGCGCGAGGCAGAGGTGCGCGCGGTCGGCGTCGAGGTCTCGGCCCAGGCCCTCAGCAGGCACCGCGTCGACGGACTCGTCTTCGACATCGCCGGCTTCACGAACCTCAGCCACGACCACCTCGACGACTACACGGATCTCGAGGAGTACTTCCAGGCCAAGCTCGAGCTGTTCCAGCCCGACCGCAGCCGCCGCGGCGTCGTCACGGTCGACACCGAGTGGGGAGCGAAGCTCGCGCAGCAGTCTCGCATCCCGGTGACCACCCTCAGCACCGTCGCCGGAACGAACGCCGACTGGCGTATGAGCGTGCTCGAGGAGCACGCCACCTTCACCCGCTTCGCCCTCGAAGGGCCAGAGGGGCGCAGGCTCGAGACCACGCTTCCGCTGCTCGGCTGGTTCATGGCAGCCAACGCGGCACTCGCCATCGTCATGCTGGTCGAATCCGGCTTCGACCTCGACGCGATCGCGCACGCACTCGACCGCGACGGCGGCATCGACGTCTACATCCCCGGCCGCACGGAGCGCGTCTCCGGCGATCACGGCCCGACCGTCTACATCGACTACGGCCACACGCCCGACGCGTTCCTCAACGCACTCGACGCCATCCGGCGCACGACGGCCGGCCGCGTGATCATGGTGTTCGGCGCGGACGGCGACCGCGACACCACGAAGCGTGCCGACATGGGCGCGATCGCCGCCCGTGGAGCCGATGCCGTCGTCATCACCGATTTCCACCCGCGTTTTGAAGACCCTGCCGCCATCCGGCAGGCCCTGCTCGACGGCGCTCGCGCCGCGGTGCCGGACGCCGAACTCTACGAAGTGCCCGACCCGCGTGCCGCATTCCGCGCCGCCCTCGCCCTCGCCGGCGAGGGTGACGCCGTGCTCTACGCCGGACCGGGGCACGAGGACTACCAGGAGGTTGCCGGCGTGAAGCTGCCCTACTCTGCCCGCGACGACGCCCGCCAGGCCCTGCGAGAGGCCGGGTGGCTGTAA
- the rsmH gene encoding 16S rRNA (cytosine(1402)-N(4))-methyltransferase RsmH, whose product MALNDIHTPVLLERCIELLAPAIQKPGAVLVDGTLGMAGHAEAFLTRFPDLTLIGLDRDLDALAIAKQRLAPFGDRARFVHTVYDGIVDAIASQGLSEVDGILFDLGVSSLQLDRVERGFSYSQDAPLDMRMDATSPLTAETILAEYREGDLRRIFENYGEEKLAARYARAIIAARQIEPITRSGRLVDILQEATPGALKNAGHPAKRVFQALRIEVNQELSVLERTIPAALSSVAVGGRIVVMSYQSLEDRLVKRAFAQASASTAPAGLPVELPEHKPEFKLLVRGAELASDAEKALNPRATPVRLRAAERLWKPAAPSGTKRSARGSGE is encoded by the coding sequence ATGGCACTCAACGACATCCACACCCCCGTCCTGCTCGAACGCTGCATCGAGTTGCTCGCACCGGCCATCCAGAAGCCCGGCGCGGTACTCGTCGACGGCACGCTCGGCATGGCCGGCCACGCCGAAGCCTTCCTCACGCGCTTCCCGGACCTCACGCTCATCGGTCTCGACCGTGATCTCGACGCTCTGGCCATCGCCAAGCAGCGCCTGGCACCGTTCGGCGACCGGGCTCGCTTCGTGCACACCGTCTACGACGGAATCGTCGACGCCATCGCCTCCCAGGGCCTCAGCGAGGTCGACGGCATCCTGTTCGACCTCGGCGTCTCCTCGCTTCAGCTCGACCGAGTGGAGCGAGGGTTCTCGTACTCCCAGGACGCACCGCTGGACATGCGCATGGATGCCACGTCGCCGCTGACCGCGGAAACGATCCTCGCCGAGTACCGCGAGGGCGATCTCCGCCGCATCTTCGAGAACTACGGCGAGGAGAAGCTGGCTGCGCGCTACGCCCGCGCCATCATCGCCGCCCGCCAGATCGAACCGATCACCCGCTCCGGCCGGCTCGTCGACATCCTGCAGGAGGCAACGCCTGGCGCCCTCAAGAACGCCGGCCACCCGGCCAAGCGCGTCTTCCAGGCGCTGCGCATCGAGGTCAACCAGGAGCTGTCGGTGCTGGAACGGACCATTCCGGCCGCGCTCAGCTCCGTCGCCGTCGGCGGCCGCATCGTCGTGATGTCCTACCAGTCACTGGAGGACCGCCTCGTCAAGCGGGCATTCGCCCAGGCATCCGCCTCGACGGCTCCGGCCGGACTGCCGGTTGAGCTGCCGGAACACAAGCCGGAATTCAAGCTGCTCGTTCGCGGCGCCGAGCTGGCCAGCGACGCAGAGAAGGCACTGAACCCGCGGGCGACCCCCGTGCGCCTCCGCGCTGCGGAGCGCCTGTGGAAGCCCGCGGCACCGAGCGGCACCAAGCGATCGGCACGGGGGAGCGGCGAATGA
- a CDS encoding DUF3040 domain-containing protein, with translation MPLSEQEQRLLEEMERSLYRNDADFVATVGASRGRPSYRSIALGVLIAVAGIAGLLAGVMLHQLVIGVIGFVVLFAGVLLAIKPSKKIPVEPSAEARGKARSTQSDSGFMDKLNDRWDRRQDGQP, from the coding sequence ATGCCACTTTCTGAGCAGGAGCAAAGGCTCCTGGAAGAGATGGAGCGCAGCCTCTATCGCAACGACGCCGATTTCGTCGCCACCGTCGGGGCCTCGCGAGGGCGCCCCAGCTACCGATCCATCGCGCTCGGTGTACTGATCGCCGTTGCCGGCATCGCCGGCCTGCTTGCCGGCGTGATGCTGCACCAGCTCGTGATCGGTGTCATCGGATTCGTCGTGTTGTTCGCCGGCGTTCTGCTGGCGATCAAGCCGTCGAAGAAGATTCCGGTCGAGCCATCGGCAGAGGCCCGCGGTAAAGCTCGCTCCACGCAGTCGGACTCCGGCTTCATGGACAAGTTGAACGACCGCTGGGACCGCCGCCAGGACGGCCAGCCCTAA
- a CDS encoding polyprenyl synthetase family protein: MAESTRLVDLVDSRISDFLADRAPIVRAISPELTPFVDFSRQFLSGGKRFRALFCYWGFESVSGVDSGFDPFADDDEPARDLSAIVAVAAALEIFHAAALVHDDIIDNSDTRRGSASAHRLFEGLHSDSEWAGNPVEFGRAAAILLGDLLLGWSDELLDEGLELIEDRALARATRSAFNHMRTEVTAGQYLDVLEESAWLRRPDAELRERAERVIVYKSAKYSVQAPLLIGATLAGGTPAQLAALRDFGLPLGIAYQLRDDLLGVFGDTAVTGKPSGDDLREGKRTVLVAIARELMPQGARRAVDELLGDAELDDAQVRMLQNTIADCGAVDEVEALISRNVRTAIAAVGSSPLSRRAITQLSELAETVTTRSA; the protein is encoded by the coding sequence GTGGCAGAAAGCACCCGGCTGGTCGACCTCGTCGATTCACGCATATCAGATTTCCTCGCAGACCGTGCTCCCATTGTGCGCGCGATCAGCCCCGAATTGACTCCCTTCGTGGACTTCTCTCGGCAGTTTCTCAGCGGTGGCAAGCGCTTCCGCGCGCTGTTCTGCTACTGGGGGTTCGAATCGGTCTCCGGAGTGGATTCCGGCTTCGATCCGTTCGCCGATGACGACGAGCCTGCGCGGGATCTGAGTGCGATCGTCGCCGTCGCCGCCGCACTCGAAATCTTCCATGCTGCGGCGCTCGTGCACGACGACATCATCGACAATTCCGACACCAGGCGCGGCTCGGCATCCGCCCACCGCCTGTTCGAGGGACTGCACAGCGACTCGGAGTGGGCGGGCAACCCCGTCGAGTTCGGCCGGGCTGCTGCGATCCTGCTCGGCGATCTGCTGCTCGGGTGGAGCGACGAGCTCCTCGACGAGGGACTCGAACTCATCGAGGACAGGGCTCTGGCGCGTGCGACCCGTTCGGCCTTCAACCACATGCGTACAGAGGTGACGGCCGGCCAGTACCTGGACGTGCTCGAGGAGAGCGCGTGGCTGCGTCGTCCAGACGCCGAACTGCGCGAGCGCGCGGAACGCGTGATCGTCTACAAGTCGGCGAAGTACAGCGTTCAGGCCCCGCTGCTGATCGGCGCAACGCTGGCTGGCGGCACGCCGGCGCAGCTGGCGGCGCTGCGCGACTTCGGCCTGCCGCTCGGAATCGCCTATCAGCTCCGCGACGACCTGCTCGGAGTCTTCGGAGACACCGCGGTCACCGGCAAGCCGAGCGGCGACGACCTGCGCGAGGGCAAGCGCACCGTGCTCGTGGCGATCGCCAGGGAATTGATGCCGCAGGGCGCCCGCCGCGCCGTCGACGAGCTGCTCGGCGATGCCGAGCTGGACGACGCCCAGGTGCGGATGCTGCAGAACACGATCGCGGACTGCGGCGCGGTCGACGAGGTCGAGGCGCTCATCTCACGCAACGTGCGTACGGCGATCGCCGCCGTCGGCTCGTCACCGCTCAGCAGGCGCGCGATCACTCAGCTGAGCGAGCTCGCCGAGACCGTCACGACCCGCTCGGCCTGA
- the murD gene encoding UDP-N-acetylmuramoyl-L-alanine--D-glutamate ligase yields the protein MDLSHVTRLDTLTSWNADWRHLKVAVLGLGVTGFAVADTLAELGAEVLVLASAADDDRARLLEVIGARLLQHDLSTVPEGLEEFGAELLIASPGFHPDHVVLEWAQENGIAVWGDIELAWRLRDKVPTASGEPAPWILVTGTNGKTTTTQLTATFLAEAGRRVAPCGNIGVPVLDAIRDPQGWDALVVELSSYQLHHVKREGVGALEPLASVCLNIADDHLDWHGSAEAYRAAKATVYANTLVACVYNKADAATEQMVRDADVADGARAIGFDLGSPGPSDFGIVDGILCDRAFLDDRHHSAIELTTLAALAERGLDSPHIVANILAASALARAAGIDVTAIARALGHFELDAHRIQTVAVADGIRWIDDSKATNPHAAVASLKANPSVVWIVGGLLKGVDVDDLVRSQAERLRAAVIIGVDRSALRDAFARHAPQLPVFEVDATDTGEVMPTAVRLAAKVAVPGDAVLLAPAAASMDQFADYAERGEMFAGAVREFLGGGADEQSASGH from the coding sequence ATGGATCTCTCGCACGTGACGCGCCTTGACACCCTCACCAGCTGGAACGCCGACTGGCGTCACCTCAAGGTGGCCGTGCTCGGTCTCGGTGTCACGGGCTTCGCCGTGGCCGACACGCTCGCCGAGTTGGGCGCCGAGGTGCTCGTGCTGGCATCCGCCGCCGACGATGACAGGGCCCGCCTGCTCGAGGTGATCGGGGCGCGCCTGCTCCAGCACGATCTCAGCACCGTGCCCGAGGGTCTCGAGGAGTTCGGCGCCGAGCTACTCATCGCCTCGCCCGGCTTCCACCCCGACCACGTCGTGCTGGAGTGGGCGCAGGAGAACGGCATCGCCGTCTGGGGCGACATCGAGCTCGCCTGGCGGCTGCGCGACAAGGTGCCGACGGCATCCGGCGAGCCTGCGCCGTGGATCCTCGTCACCGGCACCAACGGCAAGACCACGACGACGCAGCTCACCGCGACCTTCCTGGCCGAGGCCGGCCGTCGGGTCGCGCCCTGCGGCAACATCGGCGTGCCCGTTCTCGACGCCATCCGCGATCCGCAGGGGTGGGACGCGCTCGTCGTCGAACTCTCCAGCTACCAGCTCCACCACGTCAAGCGGGAGGGCGTCGGCGCGCTCGAGCCGCTCGCCAGCGTGTGCCTGAACATCGCGGACGACCACCTCGACTGGCACGGCAGTGCCGAGGCCTACCGTGCGGCGAAGGCCACCGTGTACGCCAACACGCTCGTCGCCTGCGTCTACAACAAGGCAGACGCCGCGACGGAGCAGATGGTGCGCGATGCGGATGTCGCCGATGGCGCCCGCGCGATCGGATTCGACCTGGGCTCGCCTGGCCCGAGCGACTTCGGCATCGTCGACGGCATCCTCTGCGACAGGGCCTTCCTCGACGACCGCCACCACAGCGCGATCGAGCTGACGACGCTCGCCGCCCTCGCGGAGCGGGGCCTGGACTCGCCACACATCGTCGCGAACATCCTCGCGGCCAGCGCCCTCGCCAGGGCCGCAGGCATCGACGTCACCGCCATCGCCCGCGCGCTCGGCCACTTCGAGCTCGATGCCCACCGCATCCAGACCGTCGCGGTGGCGGACGGCATCCGCTGGATCGATGATTCCAAGGCGACCAACCCGCACGCGGCGGTCGCCTCCCTCAAGGCGAACCCCTCCGTCGTGTGGATCGTCGGGGGACTGCTCAAGGGCGTCGACGTCGACGACCTCGTGCGCAGCCAGGCTGAGCGGCTCCGCGCCGCCGTGATCATCGGGGTCGACCGCAGTGCGCTGCGCGACGCATTCGCGCGACACGCGCCCCAACTGCCGGTGTTCGAGGTCGACGCGACCGACACTGGAGAGGTCATGCCGACGGCGGTGCGACTGGCCGCGAAGGTCGCGGTTCCCGGGGATGCTGTTCTCCTGGCACCCGCGGCGGCATCGATGGACCAGTTCGCCGACTATGCGGAACGCGGCGAGATGTTCGCCGGCGCGGTACGAGAGTTTCTGGGAGGTGGGGCGGATGAGCAATCCGCCTCGGGTCACTAG
- the mraZ gene encoding division/cell wall cluster transcriptional repressor MraZ, with protein sequence MFLGSYEPKLDDKGRLILPAKFRDELAGGVVMTRGQEHCLYVFSTREFENLHEKIRQAPVTSKQARDYQRVFLSGASSETPDKQHRVTIPANLRSYASLERELTVIGVGSRIEIWDSAAWELYLNEQEAAFANTEEEVIPGLF encoded by the coding sequence ATGTTCCTTGGAAGCTACGAGCCCAAGCTCGACGACAAGGGGCGGCTGATCCTTCCCGCGAAGTTCCGGGACGAGCTCGCCGGCGGCGTCGTCATGACCCGCGGGCAGGAGCACTGCCTCTACGTCTTCAGCACGCGCGAGTTCGAGAACCTGCACGAGAAGATCCGGCAGGCTCCGGTCACGAGCAAGCAGGCCCGCGACTACCAGCGTGTCTTCCTCTCCGGGGCCAGCTCCGAGACGCCAGACAAGCAACACCGCGTGACGATCCCAGCCAACCTGCGCAGCTATGCGTCGCTCGAGCGTGAGCTCACGGTGATCGGCGTCGGCAGCCGCATCGAGATCTGGGACAGCGCGGCCTGGGAGCTGTACCTGAACGAACAAGAAGCCGCATTCGCAAACACGGAAGAGGAGGTGATTCCGGGACTGTTCTAG